The following proteins are co-located in the Desulfoscipio sp. XC116 genome:
- a CDS encoding response regulator transcription factor encodes MPYLGKVLVVDDDQTVLELIKLYGEREGFEIIGINNGDLVLPAFDRENPDVVILDIMLPGKDGLMLCRNLREIRMIPIIMLTAKGEEADRVLGLEMGADDYVAKPFSPRELVARIKAVLRRTQPLDTLMNWKMKYPGLEIQADIRSVLVDGKETEVTPREFDLLYYLAQNPRRVFTRQELLTAVWGYDYFGDQRTVDVHIRRLRTKLAPLPHEYLTTVWGVGYQFTPPVKEGESTL; translated from the coding sequence ATGCCGTATTTGGGCAAGGTTTTGGTAGTTGATGACGACCAAACCGTACTGGAACTTATCAAGTTGTACGGTGAAAGGGAAGGTTTTGAAATCATTGGGATAAACAACGGTGATCTGGTCTTGCCCGCATTCGACCGGGAGAACCCTGATGTGGTAATACTGGATATCATGCTTCCGGGTAAGGACGGGCTTATGCTATGTCGCAATTTAAGGGAGATCCGCATGATTCCCATTATCATGCTTACAGCCAAAGGAGAAGAAGCGGACCGTGTTCTGGGGCTGGAAATGGGAGCTGATGACTATGTTGCCAAGCCTTTCAGCCCCAGGGAGCTGGTAGCCAGAATAAAAGCGGTACTACGCCGTACCCAACCGCTTGATACGTTAATGAACTGGAAAATGAAATACCCGGGGCTGGAAATTCAGGCCGATATCAGGAGTGTTTTGGTTGACGGTAAAGAAACGGAAGTTACTCCCAGAGAATTCGATTTGCTCTATTATCTAGCTCAGAATCCCCGGCGGGTTTTCACCAGGCAAGAACTGTTAACAGCTGTCTGGGGGTATGATTACTTTGGTGATCAGCGTACAGTGGATGTACATATTCGCAGGTTGAGGACAAAGCTGGCACCCTTGCCCCATGAATACCTGACAACTGTCTGGGGTGTGGGATACCAGTTTACACCTCCTGTTAAGGAGGGAGAGAGCACATTGTGA